Proteins found in one Promicromonospora sukumoe genomic segment:
- a CDS encoding acyl-CoA thioesterase, with the protein MDATTPDPTAGTPASGTPGDRAPDALDRLLEVLDLRHLEGWGPRGEEDVLRGDSVPGPANRAYGGQVLAQAIIAADRTVPEGRQIHSLHGYFLREGRVEEPIDFAVERLRDGRSFSARRTHAIQFGKPILSMIASFQEDQPGYEHAMPMPHDVPPPEEVGSSLDELANVPGGVDARAQFWADSAFELRHVGGSLYLHPDTAVADGGTPPATQLVWMRARRPLGIKSQAMHRALLAFACDQLMLEPAMRAAGKSWQDVAVSVPMASLDHGMWWHRDVWVDEWMLFVQTSPTAQGGRALGTAQVYRQDGALVASVGQEGMIRLPA; encoded by the coding sequence GTGGACGCCACCACCCCTGACCCGACCGCCGGCACCCCGGCTTCCGGCACCCCCGGTGACCGCGCGCCCGACGCGCTCGACCGCCTGCTGGAGGTCCTCGACCTGCGGCACCTGGAGGGCTGGGGTCCGCGCGGCGAGGAGGACGTGCTGCGCGGCGACAGCGTGCCGGGCCCGGCCAACCGTGCCTACGGCGGCCAGGTGCTCGCGCAGGCCATCATCGCCGCGGACCGCACGGTGCCCGAGGGCCGCCAGATCCACTCGCTGCACGGCTACTTCCTGCGGGAGGGCCGGGTCGAGGAGCCCATCGACTTCGCGGTCGAGCGGCTGCGCGACGGGCGCTCGTTCAGCGCGCGGCGCACGCACGCCATCCAGTTCGGCAAGCCGATCCTGTCGATGATCGCGTCCTTCCAGGAGGACCAGCCCGGCTACGAGCACGCCATGCCGATGCCGCACGACGTGCCCCCGCCCGAGGAGGTCGGCTCCTCCCTGGACGAGCTCGCGAACGTGCCCGGCGGCGTCGACGCCCGCGCCCAGTTCTGGGCCGACTCGGCCTTCGAGCTGCGCCACGTGGGCGGGTCGCTCTACCTGCACCCGGACACCGCGGTGGCCGACGGCGGCACGCCGCCCGCGACGCAGCTCGTCTGGATGCGCGCCCGCCGCCCGCTGGGGATCAAGTCGCAGGCCATGCACCGCGCGCTGCTGGCGTTCGCGTGCGACCAGCTCATGCTGGAGCCCGCCATGCGCGCCGCCGGCAAGTCCTGGCAGGACGTCGCCGTGTCGGTGCCCATGGCCAGCCTCGACCACGGCATGTGGTGGCACCGCGACGTCTGGGTGGACGAGTGGATGCTGTTCGTCCAGACCTCGCCGACGGCGCAGGGCGGCCGCGCGCTGGGCACGGCGCAGGTCTACCGGCAGGACGGCGCGCTCGTCGCCTCCGTGGGCCAGGAGGGCATGATCCGGCTGCCGGCGTGA
- a CDS encoding globin, producing MTQEPSFFEAVGGHDTFVRLVDVFYDGVAGDPVLRPMYPEEDLGPAKERLTMFLEQYWGGPGTYSAQRGHPRLRMRHVPFKVNPDARDRWLAHMRTAVDSLDLAPIHESQLWDYLERAAFSMINTFED from the coding sequence GTGACTCAGGAACCATCCTTCTTCGAGGCCGTCGGCGGCCACGACACGTTCGTGCGCCTGGTCGACGTGTTCTACGACGGCGTCGCCGGCGACCCGGTGCTGCGTCCCATGTACCCCGAGGAGGACCTGGGGCCGGCCAAGGAGCGTCTGACGATGTTCCTGGAGCAGTACTGGGGCGGCCCGGGCACCTACTCCGCCCAGCGCGGCCACCCGCGCCTGCGGATGCGGCACGTGCCGTTCAAGGTGAACCCCGACGCGCGCGACCGCTGGCTCGCCCACATGCGGACCGCCGTCGACTCCCTGGACCTGGCGCCGATCCACGAGTCGCAGCTCTGGGACTACCTGGAGCGCGCGGCGTTCAGCATGATCAACACGTTCGAGGACTGA
- a CDS encoding glucose PTS transporter subunit EIIB has translation MTKADQILAALGGTSNVVELEPCITRLRVEVSDPSLVDEPGLKSSGAFGVVRSGRVVQVIVGPEADNLAAELDTLRV, from the coding sequence ATGACCAAGGCTGACCAGATCCTTGCGGCACTCGGGGGAACCTCGAACGTCGTCGAGCTGGAACCGTGCATCACCCGGCTACGGGTCGAGGTGAGTGACCCGTCCCTCGTGGACGAGCCCGGACTGAAGTCGTCGGGAGCGTTCGGCGTGGTGCGGTCGGGCAGGGTGGTCCAGGTGATCGTCGGACCGGAGGCGGACAACCTCGCGGCCGAGCTCGACACGCTCAGGGTGTGA
- a CDS encoding mechanosensitive ion channel family protein, with product MFESLAASVFDNAEDFWIWFADKPLTVILILVIGLVAIAVLRRVITALTERIAIGQKPRSVETVPVGTTTGAIPVTTTGAIPVTTTGTIPVTTTGTIPVTAPGSVPGQGRKRRRKNVLMTPQALADVFGAVNPRAAERRAQRARTVGSVLNSSVNIVIGTIMVLSIMQTVGLPVAPLLAGAGVVGVAIGFGAQSLVKDFLSGILLLIEDQFGVGDNVDLGTGVVGTVEAMGLRLTQVRAFDGTLWYVRNGEILRAGNRTQEWSRAVAPVQVPLGADIDAVRAALGRAVDRVKNDPELADSLLETPSVRGVDDVDQGGLTFTLHAQVRPAQQWAVARSLRVAAHAALLDAGIVARSAPTPFDEGVTGDTPGVS from the coding sequence GTGTTCGAGTCTCTTGCCGCCTCCGTGTTCGACAACGCCGAGGACTTCTGGATCTGGTTCGCCGACAAGCCTCTGACGGTGATCCTGATCCTTGTGATCGGCCTGGTCGCCATCGCCGTGCTGCGGCGCGTCATCACCGCCCTCACCGAGCGCATCGCGATCGGCCAGAAGCCCCGCTCCGTCGAGACGGTCCCCGTGGGCACCACCACGGGCGCCATCCCCGTGACCACCACGGGCGCCATCCCCGTGACCACCACGGGCACCATCCCCGTGACCACCACGGGCACCATCCCCGTGACCGCGCCGGGCTCCGTGCCCGGACAGGGCCGCAAGCGCCGGCGCAAGAACGTGCTGATGACGCCGCAGGCTCTGGCCGACGTCTTCGGCGCCGTCAACCCGCGGGCCGCCGAGCGACGCGCTCAGCGCGCCCGGACCGTCGGCTCGGTGCTCAACTCGTCGGTCAACATCGTGATCGGCACCATCATGGTGCTCTCGATCATGCAGACGGTCGGCCTGCCCGTCGCCCCGCTGCTGGCCGGTGCCGGTGTCGTGGGTGTCGCCATCGGTTTCGGCGCGCAGAGCCTGGTCAAGGACTTCCTGTCCGGCATCCTCCTGCTCATCGAGGACCAGTTCGGCGTGGGTGACAACGTGGACCTCGGCACCGGCGTCGTCGGCACGGTGGAGGCCATGGGCCTGCGCCTGACCCAGGTCCGCGCCTTCGACGGCACCCTCTGGTACGTCCGCAACGGCGAGATCCTGCGGGCGGGCAACCGCACCCAGGAGTGGAGCCGCGCCGTCGCCCCCGTGCAGGTGCCGCTCGGGGCGGACATCGACGCGGTGCGCGCCGCGCTCGGCCGCGCCGTCGACCGGGTCAAGAACGACCCCGAGCTCGCCGACAGCCTCCTGGAGACGCCGTCGGTGCGCGGTGTGGACGACGTCGACCAGGGCGGCCTGACCTTCACGCTGCACGCCCAGGTGCGCCCTGCCCAGCAGTGGGCCGTCGCCCGGTCGCTGCGGGTGGCCGCGCACGCGGCCCTGCTGGACGCGGGGATCGTCGCCCGCTCGGCGCCCACGCCGTTCGACGAGGGCGTCACGGGGGACACGCCCGGCGTCAGCTGA
- the malQ gene encoding 4-alpha-glucanotransferase: MAGSFLVTDEPKPGSTGDGSTVPPELAELATAHGVQCEYTDHDGRLQQVSPSTLVAVLEALGVQASTPGAVTASVERAKDDEWRAMLPSAVVTREGTEVQVAVHVADGADVTAWVELEQTETPAVPASATPWRVAAPGATTATGSFATVRGTRVQLRQADVVTEPRTVDSRKVGRATFTLPDTLPLGWHTLHAESAGQSARTTLVVTPARLELREEIARKQAWGFMVQLYSVRSRDSWGMGDLADLGDLAWQTAHNGGADFVAINPLHATEPVLPLTPSPYLPTSRRFMSPLYVRVEDIRETAYLSAADRSLVEWAAEPVRELSEDSGPIDRDAIWEAKKAALEVVWTAPRSAARQTAFDEFVLAQGRGLVDFATWCAIKEHLDGRDWPAELSDPGSSGVQTLRNALADRVQFYCWLQWVLDEQLRAAHRAGLDAGMRLGVFKDLAVGSNPEGADAWSDAAVLARGVSVGAPPDMYNQQGQNWGLPPWHPRALAKAGYAPYRDLLRSVLRHCGGVRIDHILGLFRLWWIPGGARASAGAYVTYDHEALIGILCLEAHRAGVAVVGEDLGTFEPWIREYLAERGVLGTSVLLFERDESGAPIEPEAYRSAALATVTTHDLPPTAGYLAGEHVDLRERLGLLTEDATVLRARARQERESLVEVLSRRGLTTFDPSERELVEGLHRYLKDTPAALVGVSLADAVGERRAQNQPGTDSEYPNWRVPLADSAGTVVLLEDLFSNARLRSLVTVMNEEPPA, translated from the coding sequence ATGGCAGGATCTTTCCTTGTGACCGACGAACCGAAGCCCGGGTCCACCGGAGACGGCTCCACCGTGCCGCCAGAGCTGGCCGAGCTGGCGACAGCCCACGGCGTGCAGTGCGAGTACACCGACCACGACGGGCGCCTCCAACAGGTCAGTCCGTCGACGCTCGTCGCGGTGCTGGAGGCGCTCGGCGTCCAGGCGTCCACCCCCGGGGCCGTCACGGCGAGCGTGGAGCGCGCGAAGGACGACGAGTGGCGCGCGATGCTGCCGTCCGCCGTCGTCACGCGTGAGGGCACCGAGGTGCAGGTCGCGGTGCACGTCGCCGACGGCGCGGACGTGACCGCCTGGGTCGAGCTCGAGCAGACCGAGACGCCCGCCGTCCCCGCCAGCGCCACGCCCTGGCGCGTCGCGGCGCCCGGCGCCACCACGGCGACCGGCTCGTTCGCCACCGTGCGCGGCACCCGGGTGCAGCTGCGCCAGGCCGACGTCGTCACCGAGCCCCGCACCGTGGACAGCCGCAAGGTGGGCCGTGCCACGTTCACGCTGCCCGACACGCTGCCGCTCGGCTGGCACACCCTGCACGCCGAGTCGGCCGGGCAGAGCGCGCGGACCACCCTGGTGGTGACGCCCGCGCGGCTGGAGCTGCGTGAGGAGATCGCCCGCAAGCAGGCCTGGGGCTTCATGGTCCAGCTCTACTCGGTGCGGTCCCGCGACTCCTGGGGCATGGGCGACCTCGCCGACCTGGGCGACCTCGCCTGGCAGACGGCGCACAACGGCGGCGCCGACTTCGTCGCCATCAACCCGCTGCACGCGACCGAGCCCGTGCTGCCGCTGACCCCGAGCCCGTACCTGCCGACGTCGCGCCGGTTCATGTCGCCGCTGTACGTCCGGGTCGAGGACATCCGGGAGACGGCGTACCTCTCGGCCGCGGACCGCTCGCTCGTGGAGTGGGCCGCCGAGCCCGTCCGCGAGCTGTCCGAGGACTCCGGCCCGATCGACCGGGACGCCATCTGGGAGGCCAAGAAGGCGGCCCTGGAGGTCGTCTGGACCGCGCCGCGCTCGGCGGCTCGTCAGACGGCGTTCGACGAGTTCGTGCTGGCCCAGGGGCGCGGCCTGGTCGACTTCGCGACCTGGTGCGCCATCAAGGAGCACCTCGACGGCCGGGACTGGCCCGCGGAGCTCTCCGACCCCGGCTCGTCCGGCGTGCAGACCCTGCGCAACGCCCTGGCCGACCGCGTCCAGTTCTACTGCTGGCTGCAGTGGGTGCTCGACGAGCAGCTCCGCGCCGCGCACCGTGCGGGCCTCGACGCGGGCATGCGGCTGGGGGTGTTCAAGGACCTCGCCGTCGGCTCGAACCCGGAGGGCGCCGACGCCTGGTCCGACGCCGCCGTCCTGGCCCGCGGTGTCTCCGTAGGCGCCCCGCCGGACATGTACAACCAGCAGGGCCAGAACTGGGGCCTGCCGCCGTGGCACCCGCGCGCTCTCGCCAAGGCGGGCTACGCGCCCTACCGCGACCTGCTGCGCAGCGTGCTGCGGCACTGCGGCGGCGTGCGCATCGACCACATCCTCGGGCTGTTCCGCCTCTGGTGGATCCCGGGCGGGGCGCGCGCGTCCGCCGGCGCGTACGTCACGTACGACCACGAGGCGCTGATCGGCATCCTGTGCCTGGAGGCGCACCGGGCCGGTGTCGCCGTCGTCGGCGAGGACCTGGGCACGTTCGAGCCCTGGATCCGGGAGTACCTCGCGGAGCGCGGCGTCCTCGGCACGTCCGTGCTGCTCTTCGAGCGGGACGAGTCCGGCGCGCCGATCGAGCCCGAGGCCTACCGCAGCGCGGCGCTCGCCACCGTCACGACCCACGACCTGCCGCCCACCGCGGGGTACCTCGCGGGGGAGCACGTGGACCTGCGGGAGCGCCTCGGCCTGCTCACGGAGGACGCGACGGTGCTGCGCGCGCGGGCCCGCCAGGAGCGCGAGTCGCTCGTGGAGGTGCTGTCCCGCCGCGGCCTGACGACGTTCGACCCGTCCGAGCGCGAGCTCGTCGAGGGCCTGCACCGCTACCTCAAGGACACTCCCGCCGCGCTGGTGGGTGTCTCGCTGGCCGACGCCGTGGGGGAGCGCCGCGCGCAGAACCAGCCCGGTACCGACTCCGAGTACCCGAACTGGCGGGTGCCGCTCGCGGACTCGGCGGGCACCGTGGTGTTGCTGGAGGACCTGTTCAGCAACGCCCGGCTGCGGTCCCTGGTCACGGTCATGAACGAGGAGCCGCCGGCGTAG
- the pepN gene encoding aminopeptidase N yields the protein MPGENLTRAEAVERAGVVSVESYEIALDLTTGPETFASATTLRFTATEGASTFVDLVAPSVRSVTLNGRELDPAAVFADSRIALDGLAEDNELVVVADCGYTNTGEGLHRFVDPVDGEVYLYTQFEVPDARRVFACFEQPDLKATFQFTVTAPAAWEVVSNEPTPEPAAARHATDGDVEAATWTFEPTGRISTYITALVAGPYAVVRSSLTSSDGREIPLGAFCRKSLSAHFDAEYIFDKTRQGFEFYESTFGVPYPFTKYDQLFVPEYNMGAMENAGCVTFTESYVFRSKVTEAVRERRVVTILHELAHMWFGDLVTMKWWNDLWLNESFAEYASTLATAEATEFEAAWTTFSAMEKSWAYKQDQLPSTHPIVAEIKDLEDVQVNFDGITYAKGASVLKQLVAWVGRDAFIAGVSAYFGKHAWGNTELPDLLTELEATSGRDLKAWSKLWLETAGVNTLRPVIETDSHGRIMSFVVEQTAPAEWPTIRPHRLGIGFYSLSDAGELVRTRFVEVDVDGRRTDVKELVELDRPALVLLNDADLAYAKIRLDADSLRVALEHLGDIVDPLARSLVWGSVWDAVRDGEVPASEYVKLVLGGIAGETESTTLRTTLNQMVLAAKQFVAPSARAETLATVGDTLWSLVGDAEAGSDTQFQLVKFFAHVASTPAHVATLSGLLDGTVALDGLEIDTDLRWEILEGLVLNGAAGDAEIDTTLAADDTATGRQSAARARAAKPTVEGKLAALSSVVDAADVPNAIIRNTGLGFLHVNDPAPLADVVQPYLDAVLKVWDERSYHIAEEIIEGFYPAPLASAELRDATAAWLETNVDAAPALRRLVVEALAGTDRALKAQSKDA from the coding sequence GTGCCCGGAGAGAACCTGACCCGCGCCGAGGCGGTCGAACGCGCCGGCGTCGTATCGGTCGAGTCGTACGAGATCGCGCTGGACCTGACCACCGGTCCGGAGACTTTCGCGTCCGCCACGACGCTGCGCTTCACCGCGACCGAGGGTGCCTCGACCTTCGTGGACCTGGTCGCACCGTCCGTGCGGTCCGTGACGCTGAACGGCCGCGAGCTCGACCCCGCCGCCGTGTTCGCCGACTCCCGGATCGCCCTGGACGGGCTGGCCGAGGACAACGAGCTCGTGGTCGTCGCCGACTGCGGCTACACGAACACCGGCGAGGGCCTGCACCGCTTCGTGGACCCCGTGGACGGCGAGGTGTACCTCTACACCCAGTTCGAGGTGCCGGACGCGCGTCGCGTCTTCGCCTGCTTCGAGCAGCCCGACCTCAAGGCGACGTTCCAGTTCACCGTCACCGCGCCCGCCGCGTGGGAGGTCGTGAGCAACGAGCCCACGCCGGAGCCGGCCGCCGCGCGGCACGCCACCGACGGCGACGTCGAGGCCGCGACCTGGACGTTCGAGCCCACCGGCCGCATCTCGACGTACATCACGGCGCTCGTCGCCGGCCCGTACGCGGTGGTCCGCTCGTCGCTGACGTCGTCGGACGGCCGCGAGATCCCGCTCGGCGCGTTCTGCCGCAAGTCGCTCTCGGCGCACTTCGACGCCGAGTACATCTTCGACAAGACCCGCCAGGGCTTCGAGTTCTACGAGTCCACGTTCGGCGTGCCGTACCCGTTCACCAAGTACGACCAGCTCTTCGTGCCCGAGTACAACATGGGCGCCATGGAGAACGCGGGCTGCGTGACGTTCACGGAGTCGTACGTCTTCCGCTCCAAGGTGACCGAGGCCGTGCGTGAGCGCCGCGTCGTGACGATCCTGCACGAGCTGGCGCACATGTGGTTCGGCGACCTGGTCACCATGAAGTGGTGGAACGACCTCTGGCTCAACGAGTCGTTCGCCGAGTACGCCTCCACGCTCGCCACGGCCGAGGCCACGGAGTTCGAGGCCGCCTGGACCACGTTCTCCGCGATGGAGAAGTCCTGGGCCTACAAGCAGGACCAGCTCCCGTCCACGCACCCGATCGTCGCCGAGATCAAGGACCTGGAGGACGTCCAGGTCAACTTCGACGGCATCACGTACGCCAAGGGCGCCTCGGTGCTCAAGCAGCTCGTGGCCTGGGTGGGCCGGGACGCCTTCATCGCCGGCGTGTCCGCCTACTTCGGCAAGCACGCGTGGGGCAACACCGAGCTGCCCGACCTGCTCACCGAGCTCGAGGCCACCAGCGGCCGCGACCTCAAGGCCTGGTCCAAGCTGTGGCTGGAGACCGCCGGCGTGAACACGCTGCGCCCCGTCATCGAGACGGACAGCCACGGCCGCATCATGTCGTTCGTCGTCGAGCAGACGGCGCCCGCCGAGTGGCCCACCATCCGCCCGCACCGCCTCGGCATCGGCTTCTACAGCCTGTCCGACGCCGGCGAGCTCGTGCGCACCCGCTTCGTCGAGGTCGACGTCGACGGGCGCCGGACGGACGTCAAGGAGCTCGTCGAGCTCGACCGCCCGGCCCTCGTGCTGCTCAACGACGCGGACCTCGCGTACGCGAAGATCCGGCTCGACGCCGACTCGCTCCGCGTCGCGCTGGAGCACCTGGGCGACATCGTCGACCCGCTGGCCCGGTCCCTGGTCTGGGGCTCGGTCTGGGACGCGGTGCGCGACGGCGAGGTGCCGGCGTCGGAGTACGTGAAGCTCGTGCTGGGCGGTATCGCCGGCGAGACCGAGTCCACGACCCTGCGCACCACGCTCAACCAGATGGTGCTGGCCGCCAAGCAGTTCGTGGCGCCGTCGGCCCGTGCGGAGACCCTCGCGACCGTGGGCGACACGCTCTGGTCGCTCGTGGGCGACGCCGAGGCCGGCTCGGACACCCAGTTCCAGCTCGTGAAGTTCTTCGCGCACGTCGCCTCGACGCCCGCGCACGTCGCGACGCTGTCCGGCCTGCTCGACGGCACCGTCGCGCTCGACGGCCTGGAGATCGACACCGACCTGCGCTGGGAGATCCTGGAGGGCCTGGTGCTCAACGGGGCGGCGGGCGACGCCGAGATCGACACCACGCTGGCCGCCGACGACACGGCGACGGGCCGCCAGTCCGCCGCCCGCGCCCGGGCCGCCAAGCCGACGGTCGAGGGCAAGCTCGCCGCGCTGTCCTCGGTGGTCGACGCCGCCGACGTGCCGAACGCGATCATCCGGAACACCGGACTCGGGTTCCTGCACGTCAACGACCCGGCCCCGCTGGCCGACGTCGTGCAGCCGTACCTGGACGCCGTGCTCAAGGTGTGGGACGAGCGCAGCTACCACATCGCGGAGGAGATCATCGAGGGCTTCTACCCGGCGCCGCTGGCGTCGGCGGAGCTGCGCGACGCCACCGCCGCGTGGCTGGAGACGAACGTGGACGCCGCCCCGGCGCTGCGCCGTCTGGTCGTCGAGGCCCTGGCGGGCACGGACCGCGCCCTGAAGGCCCAGTCCAAGGACGCCTGA
- a CDS encoding M13 family metallopeptidase: protein MTTDATGLTSGIDLDALDPATRPQDDLYRHVNGKWIDSHEIPADRAMDGAFRALYDQAEVHVREIIQDAPTGSTIGDLYASFMDTERIAELGTAPLDEDLALVKDAGDIAALTRALGTLQRTGGAAGVRFWVDNDAKDPEKYVVYLRQSGLGLPDEAYYREEQYAALREKYVPHIARMLAFAPVLEAWGVTADDAAQRVYDVEKQLAGHHWDVVRDRDATLTYNPMTLADLVASAPGFDWAAWAEALGVPAGAFDDIVVREPGFATGFAALWSELPLLDWQLWITYHVVSARAPYLTDEIVEANFDFYGRTLTGAQEVRERWKRGVALVEGALGEVVGAEYVARHFPPSNKERMDRLVEALVAAYRESIQGLDWMTDETKAKALTKLEKFTPKVGYPVRWRDYSGLVVDAADVVGNVRRSNAFDQDYELAKIGKPLDRDEWFMTPQTVNAYYNPGMNEIVFPAAILQPPFFDPEADDAVNFGGIGGVIGHEIGHGFDDQGSKYDGDGRLEDWWTDSDRTEFEKRTSALIAQYDAFRPAQLAGSEAGAEVPEGSEAATNGHVNGSLTIGENIGDLGGLSIAIKAYRIALGKPLEEAPVVDGLTALERIFLGWAQVWQSTGRDEEVLRRLATDPHSPNEFRCNGVVSNVDEFYATYDVQPGDALYLAPEARVRIW, encoded by the coding sequence ATGACGACCGACGCCACAGGACTCACGTCGGGGATCGACCTCGACGCCCTCGACCCCGCCACCCGCCCGCAGGACGACCTGTACCGCCACGTCAACGGGAAGTGGATCGACAGCCACGAGATCCCCGCCGACCGCGCGATGGACGGCGCCTTCCGCGCCCTGTACGACCAGGCGGAGGTGCACGTCCGCGAGATCATCCAGGACGCGCCCACCGGCTCCACGATCGGCGACCTGTACGCGAGCTTCATGGACACGGAGCGCATCGCCGAGCTCGGCACCGCGCCCTTGGACGAGGACCTCGCCCTGGTCAAGGACGCCGGCGACATCGCGGCCCTGACCCGCGCGCTGGGCACGCTGCAGCGCACGGGCGGCGCGGCCGGCGTCCGCTTCTGGGTGGACAACGACGCCAAGGACCCGGAGAAGTACGTCGTCTACCTGCGGCAGTCCGGCCTCGGCCTGCCCGACGAGGCGTACTACCGCGAGGAGCAGTACGCCGCGCTGCGGGAGAAGTACGTGCCGCACATCGCGCGGATGCTCGCGTTCGCGCCGGTCCTCGAGGCGTGGGGCGTCACGGCCGACGACGCCGCCCAGCGCGTGTACGACGTCGAGAAGCAGCTCGCCGGCCACCACTGGGACGTGGTGCGCGACCGCGACGCGACGCTCACCTACAACCCGATGACGCTGGCCGACCTGGTCGCGTCCGCGCCCGGCTTCGACTGGGCCGCCTGGGCCGAGGCGCTGGGCGTGCCGGCCGGCGCGTTCGACGACATCGTGGTGCGCGAGCCCGGCTTCGCGACCGGCTTCGCCGCGCTGTGGAGCGAGCTGCCGCTGCTCGACTGGCAGCTCTGGATCACGTACCACGTGGTCAGCGCCCGGGCGCCGTACCTCACCGACGAGATCGTCGAGGCCAACTTCGACTTCTACGGCCGCACCCTGACCGGTGCGCAGGAGGTCCGCGAGCGCTGGAAGCGCGGGGTGGCCCTCGTGGAGGGCGCGCTCGGCGAGGTCGTGGGCGCGGAGTACGTGGCGCGGCACTTCCCGCCGTCGAACAAGGAGCGGATGGACCGCCTCGTGGAGGCGCTGGTCGCGGCGTACCGCGAGTCGATCCAGGGCCTCGACTGGATGACGGACGAGACCAAGGCCAAGGCGCTGACCAAGCTGGAGAAGTTCACGCCGAAGGTGGGCTACCCGGTGCGCTGGCGCGACTACTCGGGCCTCGTCGTGGACGCGGCCGACGTGGTGGGCAACGTGCGCCGGTCCAACGCGTTCGACCAGGACTACGAGCTCGCCAAGATCGGCAAGCCGCTGGACCGGGACGAGTGGTTCATGACGCCGCAGACCGTCAACGCCTACTACAACCCGGGCATGAACGAGATCGTGTTCCCCGCGGCGATCCTGCAGCCCCCGTTCTTCGACCCCGAGGCCGACGACGCCGTGAACTTCGGCGGGATCGGCGGCGTCATCGGGCACGAGATCGGTCACGGGTTCGACGACCAGGGCTCGAAGTACGACGGCGACGGCCGCCTCGAGGACTGGTGGACCGACAGCGACCGCACCGAGTTCGAGAAGCGGACGAGCGCCCTGATCGCGCAGTACGACGCGTTCCGGCCGGCGCAGCTCGCGGGTTCGGAAGCCGGGGCCGAGGTGCCGGAGGGCTCGGAGGCCGCGACCAACGGCCACGTCAACGGCAGCCTCACGATCGGCGAGAACATCGGCGACCTGGGCGGGCTCTCGATCGCGATCAAGGCCTACCGGATCGCGCTCGGCAAGCCGCTGGAGGAGGCGCCCGTCGTCGACGGCCTCACCGCCCTGGAGCGGATCTTCCTCGGCTGGGCGCAGGTGTGGCAGTCCACGGGCCGCGACGAGGAGGTGCTCCGCCGCCTGGCGACGGACCCGCACTCCCCCAACGAGTTCCGCTGCAACGGCGTGGTGAGCAACGTCGACGAGTTCTACGCGACGTACGACGTGCAGCCGGGCGACGCCCTGTACCTGGCCCCGGAGGCCCGGGTCCGCATCTGGTAG
- a CDS encoding ribose-5-phosphate isomerase, which produces MRLHIAADHAGYDLKQHLVGHLTAAGHEVVDHGAHELDPQDDYPSFCISAGEAVVTEPGSLGIVIGGSGNGEQIAANKVSGVRAVLAWSLETAKLGRQHNDANVIAVGGRMHTVEEATSFVEAFVAEPFSGDARHQRRIDQLADYESKRA; this is translated from the coding sequence ATGCGTCTCCACATCGCCGCCGACCACGCCGGGTACGACCTCAAGCAGCACCTGGTGGGCCATCTCACCGCGGCCGGGCACGAGGTCGTCGACCACGGTGCCCACGAGCTCGACCCCCAGGACGACTACCCGTCCTTCTGCATCTCCGCCGGTGAAGCCGTCGTCACGGAGCCGGGCTCGCTCGGCATCGTGATCGGCGGCTCGGGCAACGGCGAGCAGATCGCCGCGAACAAGGTCTCCGGCGTCCGGGCCGTGCTGGCCTGGTCGCTGGAGACGGCGAAGCTCGGCCGGCAGCACAACGACGCGAACGTGATCGCGGTCGGCGGGCGCATGCACACGGTCGAGGAGGCGACGTCGTTCGTCGAGGCCTTCGTGGCCGAGCCGTTCAGCGGCGACGCCCGGCACCAGCGCCGCATCGACCAGCTCGCCGACTACGAGAGCAAGCGTGCCTGA